The window CGTTCGCTATCAGATCGCCAGGGCACGCGATGTGTGCGCAGTCCATGGTGCCCAACTCGTCGTCAATGACTACTGGCAAATCGCGATCGATCTGCACTGCGATTACGTCCACTTGGGCCAGGAAGACATGGATAACGCCGATTTCCCGGCCCTGCGTCGGGCAGGCATTCGCTTTGGCCTGTCGACCCATGACGAGGCGGAGCTGGATCGGGCGCTTGAGCAGGACCCGGCCTATGTCGCACTCGGCCCTGTCTATCCCACACTGCTAAAGAAGATGAAGTGGGGGGCTCAAGGCCTGGATCGCGTGGCCGAATGGAAACGTCGCGTGGGCAAAACGCCGCTGGTCGCGATTGGCGGGCTGACGCCGGAAAGAGCATCTGCCGTCTTTACGGCTGGAGCGGACAGTGTCGCAGTCGTCACTGATATCCAACAGGCCAGTGACCCCGGAAAACGGATCGACGAATGGTTGAAGGTTTGCGAGTCATGAGCCGCTATGCCCGCCAGATGAAGCTGCCTGAAGTGGGCAGTGAAGGCCAGGCCAGGCTCTGTCGGTCGCATGTCGCCGTCGTAGGCGCCGGCGGCCTTGGTTGTCCTGTATTGCAATACCTCGCCGGTGCCGGTGTCGGACAGATAACGCTGCTGGATCCCGACATCGTGGAAGAGAGCAATCTGCACCGCCAGCCACTCTACCGGATGGACGACATCGGCCGAGCCAAGGCAGACGTGGCTGCTGATTTCGTACGCTCCACCAACCCCGACGTGATGATAACGGCTCTTGCGCAACCTCTCGGTCCCACGGCGGCGCCGCAGCTTGCCACCGATGCGGATGTCGTCATCGATGCCGCAGACAGCTTCGCGGTAACGTATATCCTGTCCGATGCCTGCAGGGCCACGGGCACGCCACTCGTATCAGCCAGCGTTTTGGGGCAGTCCGGTTATGTCGGCGGCTTTTGTGGCGATGCTCCCTCGGTGCGAGCCTTATTCCCCGAATTGCCGGCTAAAGCCGGAAACTGCAGCACCGACGGTGTGTTGGGCCCAGTCGTGGGAACGATCGGTGCGTTGCAGGCACAAATGACAATTCACATACTGCTGGGCCTGAAAAGCACGGTGCTTGGCCGCATCGTAACACTTGACCTCGCCGGCTATCGCTTTGGGGGGTTCACCTTTCGTGGGACGCCAGAGCCGGAAAACAGTATTCCGTTTATCGCAGCCGCGATGCTAACGGCGGAGGATTTGGTCATCGAGCTCCGCTCAGCGACCGAAGCCCCGGAACCGTTCAGCCCCACTGCCATCCGCATTGCGCCCGAGACCGTGGTCGATCTACCCCCGTCAGCTTCCCGGCGAACTGTTCTGTGCTGCGCTTCCGGCCTGCGTGCCTCCCGGGCTGCGTCTGCACTCGCTTTGTCAGGCCACGAACACCTGGCGTTGATTGCCTCGTCTGCCTCGGCCTGAGCATGCCAGAGATCATCATCATCGGTGGAACCGACAGCAGCGGCGGCGCCGGCCTTACCCGGGACACTGCCGCGGCGCATTCCATCGGTTGCGAAGTGCTGCCAGTCGTGACCGCCGTAACCGTCCAGACGAATGGAGCACTGATTGCGACCGAGTTGATGCCGGAGGAGGTTGTCCGGCTGCAGATCAAAGCAGCTTTCGATTCCGGCGAACCCTGCTCGGTCAAGATCGGGATGCTCGGTTCCGCCAGCATCGCCAGCGTTGTCGTCGAGGCACTCGCGGACCATCAATTGCCGGTGGTGATCGACCCGGTCTTCAAGTCCAGTTCCAATGGTTGCCTGATGAGGGGCAGCCTGCCCGATCAACTTCTGCAACGCGCTACGATAATCACGCCGAATCTGCCGGAGGCGGCAACTCTCTCGAACTTGCCACAGGCTGCCACGCCGCTGGAAATTCGGCGACAAGCCGAGGCCATTCTTGCCTTGGGTCCTCAGGCGGTGCTGGTCAAGGACGGGCACGGTGATGCTCCCATTGTCTCGGACCGCCTTTTCCAAGCCAGCGGACATGACGTGTTTTGCCACAAGAGACTGAGCTTCGGCAGGCGCGGCACCGGTTGCCATCTTGCGACCGCCATTGCCTGCCATCTGACGATGCAACGCGACCTGACCAACGCCTGCGAACTGGCCATCGCTCAGGTCCATAAATGGCTCAGGAAAGTGCAGGAAAACTGACATCCCGATCCCGATACTGCCCTTGTCTTTCGCTTCTGTATGGCCATTGATCGGGCCAATGGACTCCGGCAACTGAACCCGGCAACAAAGTCCGCATATGTGGGAGGAAGCATGAAAGGTGCCCTAATCGGCTGCGGATTCTTTGCGCAGAACCAGTTGCACGCATGGCGAGATATCGAGGGGGCGGAAATTGTTGCCTTGTGCGACCGCGATGAACAACGCCTCGTACAAAGTGCCACCGATTTCAACATCGCACGGACCTACTTCGATGCAGAGGCTATGTTCAAGGATGCGGGCTTCGATTTTGTTGACATTGCGACCACTGCGCCGTCTCACAGGACGCTGGTAGAAATGGCCGCCAGAGCCGGCGTCCATATTATCTGCCAAAAGCCTTTCGCCGAAAACTTGGATGACGCCCGCGCCATGGTCTCCGCCGCTGCCGAGGCGCAGAGAACGATGATGGTTCATGAAAACTTCCGCTGGCAGTCTCCCATTCGAGCGGCGCTCTCTATTGTGCGATCTGGCCGGATCGGCACGCCATTCTTCGGTCGTTTCAGTTTCCGTTCCGGGTACGACGTTTTCACCGGCCAGCCCTATCTTGCGGAGGGAAAGCGATTCATCATCGAGGATCTCGGGATCCACATTCTCGATATCGCCCGCGCCTTCCTCGGCAATGCCGAACGTATCACCGCAACTACGAAGCGGATAAATCCCAAGATAAGGGGGGAAGATGTGGCAACGATGCTTCTCAGCCACATTGCCGGTGCAACCAGTGTCGTCGACTGTTCCTATGCCACCCGAAGAATGCCCGAGACGTTCCCCCAGACATTGCTGGAAATCGACGGAACGGAAGGCACGCTGCGACTGGACGCCGGCTATCGGCTGACGGTGCAATCAGACGGTGAGGATGTGCAGGATGTCTCCCCTCCGGTACTGCCGTGGGCGGAGAAGCCGTGGCACAATATCCAGGAGAGCGTGCTGACAATTCAGCAGCATTTCACGGATTGCATCGCTGCCGGGAGAGAACCGGAGACTTCTGGCTCCGACAACCTGCAGACGCTGGCGCTCGTGGAGGCCGCTTACCTATCCGCGGCCGAGGGCCGGACCGTAACGCTTGATGAGCTATGACAAAGTACTCCGAATTGTTCGGCACGAAAGAGCCTCCGGTGCCGCGCCGGATGTTTGCCGTGCCGCCGTGATCTTTCACACTTGAGGCCGGCGGCCTTCGCCATAACAATCTTCAAGGCTTGGAAGCTATCCGCGCAATCGCCTTCGTCGTCCGTGACCGGGACTGGGGCACACTGTACCCTAACATAGACAACGAACAGATCAGCCAAACGCCGACAGGCCTTCGGCTGACCTATGATGCAGCTTACAAAATGGTGATGGCCGGCTGGATGTGACGGTAGCGCTCACTGTCGATGCCGAGGAGATGCAACGTTCCGCTGTCGGCCGGGCGGCGGGCACGTTTGAGACCAACCGTTCAGGCTTCTCAGTACTCCACCCGATCAATGGCGTCGCGCGGCACCATATTCGCGTCGGCCACAGCGATGGCTCGAACGAGGATTTGGTGTTCTCCGAATTGATCGCCCTCTGACAACCCTTCGTCGATATTACGTCGATCTCCCACATCGCCGGAAGCAATCGCGTCACATGCACCTTCTCGGGCGACACGTTTGAAATGGAAGATCAACGCCAGTGGGGGGATGCTTCCTTCAAAGCCTACAACCGTCCTCTGGCAAAGCCTTGGCCATATCGGATCGCCGATGGTGAGTTGCTGGAGCAGACAGTCACACTGAATTGGGCTCCCTCCGGTGCTGAAGCCGTGGTAGCGGAGGCACATCCCTCAGAGAGCGAAGCGCTTTTTCCTCAAACTGCGCTGGTGATCACACCAGAGGACGCGTGGCGCCTTGCCGACCACCCAGAAGATCTGGCTGTGGTCTCACCACAGCGTCTCCTTTGTCAGCTGGATACGACGGTCGGAGACGCAACTCCGCAGTTTGCCGCGTTCGCCGCCGCGCAAGCCGCCTGCACGGACACGGAATTCGATCTCGAACTTGTCTGCCTGGGGCAGGACGATCCGTTTGTGGGAATGCCGCACATTGCATCCCTCCTTGCCGGCTCCGGCTTCAGTCCGGCCAGTATACTGATCTGTCCGTCGGTGGTTCGCAGTTCAACGCCGCCCGGATCCGACTGGACGCCCTGCGCCCCCCTGCGACCATTCATGCGGCTGCAACCAAGGCGTTTCCCGAAGTGAAGCCGGGCGGCGAAATGGTCAGCTTTTTCCCCGAACTTAATCGCAAGCGACCTCCAATTGAGATGCTGGATTTCGTAAGCCACGGACTATGGCCCATCGTCCACGCCGCCGACGACCTGTCGGTCATGGAGACGCTGGAGGCGATCCCGCACATAACCCGTTCTGCCCGCGTCAACATCGGCGACCGGGACTATCGCATCGGACCCGCCACGATCGCCATGCGCCAGAATCCGTACGGCAACCGCACCATTCCCAAACCATCAAGCAAACGCCTGTGCTTGACAGATGACGACCAGCGCCATCGCGCGCGTTTCGGAGCCAGTTATTGCATAGGCCTCGCAGCAGCCCTGGCTCCAGCCGGTGTCACCGTGTGGACACTGGCGTTCCTCTACGGTCCCCGAGGCGTCGTTGCGGAGGACGGTAGCTGGCCCGTCACCGAGGCACTGAAAGCCCTCTCCGGGCTGGCCGGACTTCCTGTTCACTCCTCCCGGATCGACCAAGGTGTCGCGAGTTTGCATGTCGGCAAAGTGGAATTGGTCGCGAACCTCACGCAGGCAAACTTGGACGGCCTGCCACCCTATGCGTGGCGCGTCGACCAACAGCTCGGTTCAACCCGGTAAAATCTTCTCTGTAAGGCCCGGATTATCAGAGATCTGCTAGTCGAATCCACGTTCCATTCGCTTGCGAGGATGCAACACACCCTTCAATGAAACGCAGCCCGTCCACCCCATCTGCTATCGTAGGATACAGGCATTCGGAAGGAACCGGCCGTCCGTCCCGTCGGGCCTGAATGGCATCGGCGGCCTCGTTGTAGATTGTGGCGAACCCTTCCAGGTATCCCTCCGGGTGGCCACCGGGAATGCGGGATACCCTGGCAGCAGCCTCTCCGGCACCGGCGCCGGCTCGTGTAAGCAGGCGTTTGGGCTCACCCAGCGGGGTGTACCAAAGGTAGTTCGGATCTTCCTGCGACCATTCCAACCCGCCCTTCTCGCCATATACACGCAAGCGTAGGGCGTTTTCGTTGCCAGGTGCAACCTGACTGCACCAGAGCATGCCCTTGGCGCCTCCCGAGAACCTCAACATGACATGTCCGTTGTCATCAACCCGTCGGCCGGGCACGAAAGCGTCCAGATCGGCAGCCAATTCCTCCACCTCAAGGCCGGTAACGAAGCATGCGAGATTGAAAGCATGGCTGCCGATATCGCCGGTAGAACCCCCGGCGCCGGAACGGGCAGGATCGGTACGCCATCCAGCTTGTTTCTGGCCGCTGGCTTCAAGATCCGCACTCAGCCAATCCTGCGCATACTCAACCTGTACCACCCGAAGCCGGCCCAGAGCACCTGTCGCGACCATCTCCCGCGCCTGCCGGATCATCGGATAGCCGGTATAATTGTGAGTGAGAATGAACAGCGCATCACTATTCGCGGCCGCCTCCGCAAGGGCCTTGGCGTCAGCAAGACTGGACGTCAGCGGCTTGTCACAAATGACATGAATGCCGCACATGAGGAAAGCCTTCGCTGCCGGGAAGTGCATGTGGTTGGGGGTGACGACAGACACAGCTTCGATACCATCGTCACGATCGGCCTCTTTCGCAGCCATTGCATCGTAGTCATCATAGATCCGGTCCGCAGCGAGCCCCAGATCCTCTCCGGACGCACGCGCCTTCTCCGGCGTCGACGACAGTGCGCCGGCGACAAGGTCGAACCGGTCGTCGATCCGCGCGGCGATGCGATGCACGCCGCCGATGAACGCATCGCGCCCGCCGCCGACCATGCCGAGACGTATCCGTTTGTTACTCATGTTCCCCTCCCCGAAATGCAACGACGCTTCCCCGCGTTATCGCCGGAAAGCGCCGTCTCCTTCATCTTTCACGGCCATCGGCTTCCCAGCCTGTACCGCGCCTTCACGTTTGCTGAAAAATCTTTCATTTTTCTTAAAATATCCCCGCCGGAGGCATCTACCCTCCGGCGCCACGCCGGGTTCCCGCGTCGCAGTGGATATTTGCGGAAAGATGATGGTCACAGGCCGAGCATCTTCCGGTTTGCCGCATCGTCCGCACCGCCGCCGGCAAAATCGTCGAAGGCGTGATCGGTGACGCGGATGATCTGGTCCTTGACGAACTGCGCGCCTTCGCGGGCCCCGTCCTCGGGGTGTTTCAGGGCGCATTCCCATTCGACCACGGCCCAGCCCGCGAAATCGTTGGCGGCCATCTTGGCGAAGATCGCCTTGAAATCGACCTGCCCGTCGCCGAGCGAGCGGAAGCGGCCCGCGCGGTCGACCCAGCTCTGGTAGCCGCCATAGACGCCCTGGCGGCCCGTTGGGTTCAGTTCCGCGTCCTTGACGTGGAACATGCGGATCCGGTCCTTGTAGATGTCGATATTGTCGAGATAGTCTAGATGCTGCAGCACGTAGTGGCTGGGATCGTACAGCATGTTGGCGCGGGCGTGGTTGTTCACGCGTTCGAGGAACATCTCGTAGGTGATGCCGTCGTGCAGGTCCTCGCCCGGGTGGATCTCGTAGCAGATGTCCACCCCGCAGGCCTCGGCATGGTCGAGGATCGGGCGCCAGCGTTTGGCGAGTTCGTCGAACGCCGCTTCCACGAGCCCTGCGGGGCGCTGCGGCCACGGGTAGACGTATGGCCAGGCCAGCGCACCCGAGAAGGAGGCCATTTCCGTCAGGCCCATCCGCTTGCTGGCGGTGAGCGCCAGTTTCACCTGCGCGACCGCCCATTCCTGCCGGGCGGCCGGGTTGCCGTGCACACTCTCGGCAGCGAAGCCGTCGAAGGCCGTGTCGTAGGCGGGGTGAACCGCAACGAGCTGGCCCTGAAGATGCGTGGACAGCTCCGTCACCTCCACGCCGTTGGCCTTCGCCGTGCCGAGGATTTCGTCGCAGTAGTCCTGCGAGTCCGCGGCTTTGGCGAGATCGAAGAGCCGGCCGTCCCAGCTCGGCAGCTGCACGCCCAGATAGCCGCAGTCGGCCGCCCACTTGGTGATGGCGTCCCAGCTGTTGAACGGGGCTTCGTCGCCTGCAAATTGGGCGAGGAAGAGGCCGGGGCCCTTGATCGTTTTCATGGCTGCATTCCCTTTCTTCAGACGTAGCGGTTGACGATATTCTCCAGCGCTTCCTGCCGTCCGGAAACCGGCTGCGGGTTGATGCCGCCCTCGACCTTCGCGGCAAGACTCTCGAGGTCCATTCCTGCCTGGATCTCGGTGCCAATGCCATCGTCCCAGCCCGCATAGCGGGCCTTGAGTGGCGTCTCCAGTGCACCGTCTTCCAGCATTGCCGCCGCCGCCTTGAGGCCGCGGGCGCAGCAATCCATGCCGCCGATGTGCCCGATCAGCAAGTCCTGCGGATCGATGGATTGGCGCCGAAGCTTGGAATCGAAATTGGTTCCGCCCGTACCGAGCCCGCCATTCTTCAGGATCTCGTAATAGGCCAGTGCCATTTCCGGCACGTTGTTCGGGAACTGGTCCGTATCCCAGCCAGACTGGTAGTCGTTGCGGTTCATGTCGATCGAACCGAGGATGCCGAGGGCACGGGCGAGGTGCAACTCGTGCTCGAAACTGTGGCCGGCGAGGATCGCGTGACCCTGCTCGATGTTCAACTTCACCTCGTTTTCCAGTCCGTGACGCTTTAGGAACCCATAGACGGTGGCGACATCGTAATCGTACTGATGTTTGGTCGGCTCCTGAGGCTTTGGCTCGATCAGGATCGTGCCCCTGAAGCCGATCTTGTGCTTGTAGTCCACGACCATGTTGAGGAAACGACCTGCTTGCGCATCCTCGCGGCCAATGTCGGTGTTGAGCAGCGTTTCGTAGCCTTCCCGTCCGCCCCAGAGGACATAGTTCTCGCCACCGAGCCGATGGGTGGCGTCGATGCACGTCTTCACCGTCGCCGCAGCAAATGCGAAGACCTCAGGGTCCGGATTTGTGGCCGCGCCGGACATGTAGCGGCGGTGAGAGAACAGGTTGGCCGTGCCCCAGAGCAGCTTCGTGCCGGTCTCCTCCATCTTCGGTCCGAAATAGTCGACAATTGCGTTCAGGTTGGATGTATTCTCGGCGAAGTCGGTGCCTTCAGGGCGGATGTCTGCATCGTGGAAGCAGAAATATGGTGCACCAAGCAGCGAGAACATCTCGAACGCCACGTCGGCCTTCCGGCGCGCGTGGTCAAGTGTGTCTCCGTACCACGGCCGTTCGAAAGTCTGGCCGCCGAACGGGTCGCCACCGGGCCAGACAAGGCTGTGCCAATAGGCGACGGCAAAACGCAGGTGTTCTTTCAACGTCTTGCCCAAGACCACTTCTTCGGGATTGTAGTGGCGATATGCAAGTTCGTTGGTGCTGTCAGGCCCTTCGTATTGGATAGGGGTGATGTCTCCAAAAAATCCGGTGGTCATCTGGGTAGTCCTTTCACGGCAGGATAGAGTGCGCGATAGCGTGCATATGCGGATTTGTAAGCCTCCGAGAGGGAAGCGACGGGATCAATGCTTGCCGCGACCGGCGGCGGCGTACAGACATCGGTGACAGAAGCGCCGGTGGCGGCGATCAGGCCAAGCCGGGCCGCCCCGAATGCGCCCCCGAAGTCACCGTCCTGCGGCACGTCAATGGGCATGTCCAGGATCGTTGCGAGCATCTTCAACCAGAGCGATGAGCGGGAACCGCCGCCGACTGCCATGAGCCGTCGCGGTGCCGCCCCGGCAGATGAAAGCGCCGCGAGGTTGTCAGCAAGCGCGAAACTTATGCCCTCGAGAACAGCCTCGGTCATCACGCCGGCGTCCGTTTCATGTCCCAAACCAACGAAAGCGCCGCGAATTTCTGCATCATTATGCGGAGTCCGTTCGCCGGCGAGGTAGGGGAGGCAAGTGAGGCCGGTCGGGCCGTTCAGTTCTGAACCCAGCCCATCGACAAGCTTCGCGGCTTCCTGGCCGACAAGACCCGAGAACCAATTGAGTGTGTCGGTCGCAGAGAGAATGACACCCATCTGGTGCCATTGTCCGGGTACGGAGTGACAGAAGGCGTGCACGGCGCTGGCCGGATCAGGCGAAAAGCGGGCGTTGGACACGAACACGACACCCGAAGTGCCAAGCGAGACAAACCCGGCATCGGGCGTGACTGTGCCCATACCGACGGCTGACGCTGCATTGTCACCACCACCACCGGCAACGACGGCTCGCTGCATCCCGAACCGACTCGCGAGATCTGGGCGCAACGTACCGGAAACTTCCGTACCTTCGACAAGGCGCGGCATGTGCGCCTCCGACAGGTCTGTCGCACCAAGCAGTTCGCTCGACCACGCACGGGCGCCAACGTCGAGCCAACTGGTGCCGGCGCTGTCTGACATGTCCGAAACGGACTCTCCCGTCAGCCAAAGACGAAGATAGTCCTTGGGTAGCAGCACACGCGCTGCCTTGGAAAAAAGCTCGGGCTCATTCGTTCTCATCCAGGCGAGTTTGGGCGCCGTGAAGCCTGGGAACACGATGTTTCCAGTAATGGACCGAAACCGTGGATCGGCGTCCAGTTCCGCCGCTTCCTTGTGGGATCGGGTGTCATTCCAGAGGATCGCAGGGCGCAGTGGCTTATCGGTAGAATCAAGAACGGTTGCTCCATGCATCTGACCGGAAAGTCCTATGCCAGCGACAGCGGCCAGCAAATTGGGGTGTTCGGTCTGCAATTCACTCAGCACGGCTTCGGCCGCCGTGATCCAGTCCCAGGGGTCCTGTTCGGACCAGCCGGGATGCGGGCGCTTCACTGCAAGAGGCGCGGTGGCAGAGGCTGCCACGACCTGATTTTCGTCGATCAGGACAGCCTTCAGGCCGGACGTCCCAAGATCGAGGCCAAGATACATCAAAGTTTGCTTTCTGTTTCAATTAGAGGCGGGATCGTATCGCGAAGGAAGATTTCCGTTCGGATTTCGGCGTCAAGCGGATCAACTGGCGTACCGTCAATCAGTGAACGGGACAGTCGAATGCAAGCATCGACCTCCCGCCGGGTGCTTTGATGGATCACGGCGTCGAACATACCTTCGCGGAGAGCCGTACGTGCCGTGCCTGTCAATTCATGCGCAATGACTTTCGGGCGGGCAGAGGTGCTGAGAAGCGCCGCAACGACGCCACGAGTGCCAGCCCCGAGGCTGTAGATTCCGGCAAGATCAGGGTGTTGCTTGAGGCATTCACCCAAGAGGCCGGCAGCGCGTTTTTCATCGTCCTGGCCTTCCAGGACCGCGACGACAGCAGAACTTGGAAATTCGTTGGACAGAACGGCCTCGAAACCGCGCAACCTGTCCTGGTGATCCCTCAACCGCAGCGAGCCTGCCAGTACGGCGATTTTGGCTCTGCTCTCACCGGCAGTAAACCGTCCCAACAGCGAGGCGGCGGCGCGACCTGCCATGGTATTTGCGATACCAATATAGTGCTTGCGGCCACTGCCTGGCAGATCAGAAATGAGCGTAAGCGTCGGGACTCCTTCGCCAGCAAGGCGTTCGATCTCCAATGAGATTTCCGGGTGATCCGTGCCCACAATCACCACGCTGTTGGTGGTTTCCGCAGAATGCTTGCGTAACGCTTCGCTCAAGGCGGCACCATCGAAGGGCGGAACACGTTCGAGTGTGATTGCCAGCCTCTCCGACAAGCCTGCCCGAGCGCGCTGTTCCACCTCCGTGCAAAGCGAATGCAGAAAGCTGCTGTCACCTTCCGGCAGGATGAACGCGATGCGATAAACCCGGCCGCTGGCCAGGTTGGCGGCGGAAATGTCGCGCACATAACCGATGTCCTGCACAACCTTCTGCACAGCTTCCACCGTGGCGGGCCTGACACCCGAGCGGTGATTCAGAACGCGATCTACAGTCGCAAGACTGAATCCCGACACCCGCGCAATATCGTGAACCGTTGGCCTTCGCATCTCTCCCCGCCGGTGGTGCTTATTATTCTAGCCACCTTGTGAGGTACGTTAGTCAAATCACTCCGGGAATGCAACCAAATTGCTCATTAACCGGGTGTCGACGTCGCATCTTCATCTCTGCCGGTGCTCCGCCGCTGTGACAGTTCAACGGCGAGATGTTCGGGAGCGAAGACCGCCGCGGGGTCGTCGATGCGGGCCATTATTAGGCGCATTGCTCGAATGCCGATCTGCCGCCGTGGAGTACGGACGGAGGTGAGGCTTGGAGACGTAAAGGCCATAAATTCCACATCGTTGAAACCGCAGATACCGAAGCGGTTGGGAACATCCAGCCCCTGTCGCTGGCAGGCAAACAGCGCGCCAAGAGCGAGGTCGTCGTTGTTGCAGAGCACCGCGTCGGCCTTCGGGTCGACCCTCAGGAGGTCGAGCAACTGGCGAGAGCCGAGCCCTACAGACGACTGGTCGGGGCTGAAGAGCACGCGGGCAGGATCGAACAGCCCCAGTTGTTCAAGCGAATCCCTGAAGCCCGACTGCCGCCGGACGGATCGCGGATCCTGACGCGCCCCAAGAAAACCGATACGTCTGTAACCCTGCTCTGCCAGGTGCCGGGCAGCCAGCGCCCCGGCAGCGGCATGATCGAAGCCCACCATCATATCGAGCGGATCAGGGCCGGTTTCGGTGATCTGCACCACCGGACAAGGTGCGGAACGCAGGAGCTTTCGGGTTGCTTCAGACTGGTCAATACCAGTTACGATCAACCCGGCGGGCCGCTGGGAAAGGAAAATCCTCAGCAAGCGCTCTTCTTCATCCTGACTGTAGCGGGAGTTGGAAATCTGAACCTGCAAGCCACCCTCTTCGGCAACATCGTAGATGCCCCGCAACGTACCGAGAAAGACCTTGTTGGTAACAGAAGGCAGGATAACACCGACCACATTTGAATTGCGGGAGGCCAGCGTGGAGGCTGCAGCATCCGGCAGATAGTCCAGTTCACGGATTGCTTCCTCCACGCGTGCACGGGTGGCGGCCTGCACCCTGTCAGGTGTGCGAAGCGCACGAGAAACGGTAATGGCACTGACGCCGGCGCGGGCCGCAACATCGGCGATTGTCGTACGTCCGGTGCTGCGGGGGCGTTTGGTCATTTGCTGGCTTCTGACGGCGTGTGGTCAGGTGAGCCTAGTGAAGCGGATCGCCAGAATCCAGACTCAGTGCTCACGCAGCAGCCGTGTTTTCTGCCGGTTCCAATCCCGTTTTTTCTCTGTCTCGCGCTTGTCGGCGACCTTCTTGCCTTTGGCCACGCCAAGCTTCACCTTCGCCAGGCCCTTGCCATTGAAATAAAGGGACAGCGGTACAAGCGTCATACCCTCGCGTCCCACAGCATTCCAAAGGCGGGAAAGTTCCCGCTTCGAAACCAGCAACTTGCGGCGTCGGCGCTCATCATGGCCGAAGGTCTTAGCCTTATCGTAGCCTTCGATATGTGCATTCACCAACCACAGCTCACCCTCTTTCACCTCAGCATAGCTTTCGGTGATCTGGGCATTTCCTTCCCTCAGAGATTTGACCTCGGAGCCTTCGAGCATGATGCCACATTCGAGATCACTCTCGATTGCATAGTTATACCGTGCCTTGCGGTTCTCCGCGATCGTGCGGGCGTTGGGTTTGCTGGGTTTCGTGGCCATGGCTGCCCATTTAAGCGCGGTGCGGGGGCAAGTCCAGTGGCTAGACCTGCTCCGCCGCTTCCGCAGCCAGTTCCGGCAGGCGTTCGTTGCCCTCCGGGCCGACAAAGACATAGGCAGCTGTATCCGTTCGCCACGTCGCCATCGTTACCCCCTCAAAATCCGTACTGCCGATGCCATCCGTCGCTCCGTTGCCGCTTTGCAGGAAACACAACGCAAAGACCGTGCCGTCCTCGGCCTTGTAGAGCAATTGTGCCACCGGCTTTCCGCCAGCTACCAGAAGGCGGGCACCCTCGAACGTGATGCCCTGTGCCGAAAGGTCGGGGATCGAAAAAGGCACGCCAGTGCGTGCGCCAATCCACTCTACAATATGGGCAGCCTCTTCCGGCGGAACTTCCGCGAGATGACGCGATTCCTGAGCATATACGCGGTGGTAATCCGCGACGTCGGCCATCCACCCCCGTTGGGCCACCACG of the Algicella marina genome contains:
- a CDS encoding thiamine phosphate synthase — translated: MERFYLIVGDVGRLELLVPMGVRLVQLRIKDRPETDVRYQIARARDVCAVHGAQLVVNDYWQIAIDLHCDYVHLGQEDMDNADFPALRRAGIRFGLSTHDEAELDRALEQDPAYVALGPVYPTLLKKMKWGAQGLDRVAEWKRRVGKTPLVAIGGLTPERASAVFTAGADSVAVVTDIQQASDPGKRIDEWLKVCES
- a CDS encoding HesA/MoeB/ThiF family protein, whose amino-acid sequence is MSRYARQMKLPEVGSEGQARLCRSHVAVVGAGGLGCPVLQYLAGAGVGQITLLDPDIVEESNLHRQPLYRMDDIGRAKADVAADFVRSTNPDVMITALAQPLGPTAAPQLATDADVVIDAADSFAVTYILSDACRATGTPLVSASVLGQSGYVGGFCGDAPSVRALFPELPAKAGNCSTDGVLGPVVGTIGALQAQMTIHILLGLKSTVLGRIVTLDLAGYRFGGFTFRGTPEPENSIPFIAAAMLTAEDLVIELRSATEAPEPFSPTAIRIAPETVVDLPPSASRRTVLCCASGLRASRAASALALSGHEHLALIASSASA
- the thiD gene encoding bifunctional hydroxymethylpyrimidine kinase/phosphomethylpyrimidine kinase; its protein translation is MPEIIIIGGTDSSGGAGLTRDTAAAHSIGCEVLPVVTAVTVQTNGALIATELMPEEVVRLQIKAAFDSGEPCSVKIGMLGSASIASVVVEALADHQLPVVIDPVFKSSSNGCLMRGSLPDQLLQRATIITPNLPEAATLSNLPQAATPLEIRRQAEAILALGPQAVLVKDGHGDAPIVSDRLFQASGHDVFCHKRLSFGRRGTGCHLATAIACHLTMQRDLTNACELAIAQVHKWLRKVQEN
- a CDS encoding Gfo/Idh/MocA family protein; protein product: MKGALIGCGFFAQNQLHAWRDIEGAEIVALCDRDEQRLVQSATDFNIARTYFDAEAMFKDAGFDFVDIATTAPSHRTLVEMAARAGVHIICQKPFAENLDDARAMVSAAAEAQRTMMVHENFRWQSPIRAALSIVRSGRIGTPFFGRFSFRSGYDVFTGQPYLAEGKRFIIEDLGIHILDIARAFLGNAERITATTKRINPKIRGEDVATMLLSHIAGATSVVDCSYATRRMPETFPQTLLEIDGTEGTLRLDAGYRLTVQSDGEDVQDVSPPVLPWAEKPWHNIQESVLTIQQHFTDCIAAGREPETSGSDNLQTLALVEAAYLSAAEGRTVTLDEL
- a CDS encoding Gfo/Idh/MocA family protein; the protein is MSNKRIRLGMVGGGRDAFIGGVHRIAARIDDRFDLVAGALSSTPEKARASGEDLGLAADRIYDDYDAMAAKEADRDDGIEAVSVVTPNHMHFPAAKAFLMCGIHVICDKPLTSSLADAKALAEAAANSDALFILTHNYTGYPMIRQAREMVATGALGRLRVVQVEYAQDWLSADLEASGQKQAGWRTDPARSGAGGSTGDIGSHAFNLACFVTGLEVEELAADLDAFVPGRRVDDNGHVMLRFSGGAKGMLWCSQVAPGNENALRLRVYGEKGGLEWSQEDPNYLWYTPLGEPKRLLTRAGAGAGEAAARVSRIPGGHPEGYLEGFATIYNEAADAIQARRDGRPVPSECLYPTIADGVDGLRFIEGCVASSQANGTWIRLADL
- a CDS encoding sugar phosphate isomerase/epimerase family protein produces the protein MKTIKGPGLFLAQFAGDEAPFNSWDAITKWAADCGYLGVQLPSWDGRLFDLAKAADSQDYCDEILGTAKANGVEVTELSTHLQGQLVAVHPAYDTAFDGFAAESVHGNPAARQEWAVAQVKLALTASKRMGLTEMASFSGALAWPYVYPWPQRPAGLVEAAFDELAKRWRPILDHAEACGVDICYEIHPGEDLHDGITYEMFLERVNNHARANMLYDPSHYVLQHLDYLDNIDIYKDRIRMFHVKDAELNPTGRQGVYGGYQSWVDRAGRFRSLGDGQVDFKAIFAKMAANDFAGWAVVEWECALKHPEDGAREGAQFVKDQIIRVTDHAFDDFAGGGADDAANRKMLGL